The genomic region ATTCGAAGCGATAGATAAGATGCTTGCGGCAGAGCCAGGCGGGTCGGCGAATTGAAGACTAGCGACGAGAGGCGGATTTGTTCTCGCATTCTGAGCATGAAATACCCACCTACCCAGTAGTGTGTTTCACCTACGCTGCCCACGGTCGGTGCCGGCGAGAGTGCGGTGCGGCTATATCCAGCGGAGGCGGCCGCGCAGTGGGATCAAGTCGAGCGCACGGTTCGTCATTGGCGGCGTGCGCAGTCAGGATCGAATTTCCGGCGATCGGTTGAATGGCATGATCGAAGGGCATGGGGAGAGGCAGTAATGATCGATCTCCACTATGTGCGCACGCCGAATGGACTAAAGATCGCGATCATGCTGGAGGAGGTCCAACTACAGTACAGAATCATCAACTACGATATGTTTGCCGGCGAGCATCTCAAAGCGCAGTTCAAGAAAATCAATCCCAATCACAAATTGCCGGCCATCATCGATCTTGAGCCGGAGGATCAAGCGGGCCCGTTTCCGGTATTCGAATCCGGGGCCATCTTGATGTATTTGGCGAGGAAATCGGGCAGGCTCCTTCCGTCCGAATTTCGCCGGCAGTTCATCGCGCTGCAGTGGCTAAATTGGCAGGTTGCTGGGCTGGGGCCAATGATCGGACAGGCGGCCCATTTCGTGCGATACGCGCCGGAGGGGCAAGCCTATGGCATCGCCAGATACACGCGCGAGGCGCGGCGTCTGTTGAACGTCCTCGACGGCAGGCTAGGCGAAGCGGAGTATCTCGCCGAAGAGTATTCGATCGCTGATATCGCCTGCTGGCCTTGGGTTCAGAATATTGGAAACTTCGATATGAAGCTAACCGAGTTCCCGTCCATTCTTCGCTGGTCCGGCGCGATAATGTCACGTCCCGCCGTCTTGTCGGCAACCCAGTCACTCACGACAGGAGTTCCCTCAGCCTATTTGGAGAGGCGGATGACGCTTACCCCAGAGCAGTGGTCAAACATGTTTGGCGATAATCTACTCCACGCCACACGCAGACCGGAGGCATAACCGTCACGGCATTCCGCCGCATAACATCTCTTGCTTTCATTGCTGAACTCCTCAAATCGTCTCGTTCGATCATTGAGGCTCGCCAAACTAACGAGGACGCGGAGTATATCACGACGCATTCCGCTTTTCTTCGAACGGAAGCGCGACGGCGCGGTGCGGTGACAAGCAACGATGCGACCGCGGATCGGCAAAGTCGGATTCCCGGCAAACGAATTCGGCAAGTGGGTGATTCGGCACGACGCAATCCATTGTCATAGTTGGAGACCGGCCACCGCGTGTCAATTGCCGCCAAATGCCCAAGAACCGAGAATGCAGTCATCCCGATCGCAGCGGCCAAAGGTGAATAAAGGATCATCAGCGCGGCTTTGCGCGCTCGATGGAGCTGGTCGGCTCCGTTCCCGAATTGCCTTCGATGAGATTTCCGAATCATTCATTGTGTGTGCGCACAAGGACTGTTATCAGGACAAACACGCTATCGA from Planctomycetia bacterium harbors:
- a CDS encoding glutathione S-transferase N-terminal domain-containing protein, which gives rise to MIDLHYVRTPNGLKIAIMLEEVQLQYRIINYDMFAGEHLKAQFKKINPNHKLPAIIDLEPEDQAGPFPVFESGAILMYLARKSGRLLPSEFRRQFIALQWLNWQVAGLGPMIGQAAHFVRYAPEGQAYGIARYTREARRLLNVLDGRLGEAEYLAEEYSIADIACWPWVQNIGNFDMKLTEFPSILRWSGAIMSRPAVLSATQSLTTGVPSAYLERRMTLTPEQWSNMFGDNLLHATRRPEA